A genomic window from Gossypium hirsutum isolate 1008001.06 chromosome D10, Gossypium_hirsutum_v2.1, whole genome shotgun sequence includes:
- the LOC107915825 gene encoding uncharacterized protein At4g14450, chloroplastic, giving the protein MSTTSRKTSAINGGNQRQPSRLQRRAPASLQISPVSSWNVAIPLLSPLVPSPPSIDRRIAEKREDPSRQEQLRQSQTKEPEKLDPKMWKHPAAPFCYEPASLVPPFVPV; this is encoded by the coding sequence ATGTCGACTACATCGAGGAAAACCTCCGCCATCAACGGCGGTAATCAGCGGCAGCCCAGTCGACTTCAACGGCGTGCACCGGCTTCCTTACAGATTAGTCCAGTTTCTAGCTGGAACGTTGCGATCCCTCTCTTATCACCTCTAGTTCCTTCGCCTCCCTCGATCGATCGGAGGATAGCTGAGAAACGGGAAGATCCATCGCGTCAAGAGCAACTGCGACAAAGCCAGACTAAGGAGCCTGAAAAGCTTGATCCTAAAATGTGGAAGCATCCGGCGGCTCCGTTTTGTTATGAGCCGGCGTCGTTAGTTCCGCCGTTTGTGCCGGTTTag
- the LOC107914902 gene encoding uncharacterized protein, which yields MGFASFAGRVFFASIFILSAWQMFNEFGVDGGPAAKELIPKLDLAKKHLSSQLHVNLPDIEVRQLVATVIVLKGLGAILFVFGHGFGALLLFVYLLVSTPLLYDFYNYRPNEPQYSVLLGDFLQCVAQCGALIFFVGMKNSMPKRQLRRKSPKQKAT from the exons ATGGGTTTTGCTTCATTTGCCGGACGAGTTTTCTTTGCTTCTATTTTCATCCTCTCCGCTTGGCAAAT GTTCAATGAATTTGGGGTTGATGGCGGGCCTGCAGCAAAGGAGTTGATACCAAAGCTTGATCTTGCTAAGAAACATCTATCATCTCAACTCCATGTAAATTTGCCAGATATCGAA GTTAGACAATTAGTTGCAACTGTCATCGTTTTGAAAGGACTAGGTGCTATTCTGTTTGTATTTGGCCATGGATTTGGAGCCTTACTCCTG TTTGTCTACTTGTTGGTTAGCACACCACTTCTCTATGACTTCTACAACTATCGTCCCAATGAACCCCAATACTCTGTTCTGCTTGGTGATTTCTTGCAG TGTGTTGCGCAATGTGGTGCATTAATTTTCTTTGTGGGGATGAAGAACTCGATGCCAAAGAGGCAACTAAGGAGGAAGTCCCCGAAGCAAAAAGCTACTTAG